Proteins from a genomic interval of Cucumis melo cultivar AY chromosome 7, USDA_Cmelo_AY_1.0, whole genome shotgun sequence:
- the LOC103487609 gene encoding replication factor C subunit 4, which translates to MAPLLQSSQPWVEKYRPKQVKDVAHQDEVVRVLTNTLETASCPHMLFYGPPGTGKTTTALAISHQLFGPELYKSRVLELNASDDRGINVVRTKIKDFAGVAVSSGQRQGGYPCPPFKIIILDEADSMTEDAQNALRRTMETHSKVTRFFFICNYISRIIEPLASRCAKFRFKPLSEEVMSKRILHISNEEGLSLDGEALSTLSSISQGDLRRAITYLQSAARLFGSSISSKDLVNVSGIIPREVVDALFTACKSGNFDTANKEVNNVLAEGYPVAQMLSQIFEVVIEDNDLQDEQKARICKKLAEADKCLVDGADEYLQLLDVVSQTMQALRSMQL; encoded by the exons ATGGCGCCATTGTTGCAGAGCTCTCAACCATGGGTGGAAAAATA TCGACCGAAGCAAGTGAAAGATGTAGCGCATCAGGATGAGGTGGTTCGGGTCCTCACCAACACTCTCGAGACTGCCAGT TGTCCACATATGCTGTTCTATGGACCGCCTGGTACTGGAAAAACCACCACTGCTCTTGCGATTTCCCATCAATTATTCGG TCCTGAACTTTACAAGTCTAGAGTTTTGGAGTTGAATGCAAGTGATGACCGCGGGATCAATGTTGTTCGGACTAAGATTAAAGATTTTGCTGGTGTTGCAGTAAGCAGTGGCCAACGCCAAGG GGGTTATCCTTGTCCACCCTTCAAGATAATCATTCTGGATGAGGCTGATTCAATGACTGAAGATGCTCAG AATGCCTTGAGGCGTACCATGGAAACACACTCCAAAGTGACACGATTCTTTTTTATTTGCAACTATATCAGCAG GATTATAGAGCCCCTTGCATCTAGGTGTGCAAAGTTTAGGTTTAAGCCACTTTCTGAAGAGGTTATGAGTAAGCGTATATTGCACATCAGCAATGAAGAAGGTCTTAGTCTAGACGGAGAG GCTCTTTCAACCTTAAGTTCAATCTCTCAAGGTGACCTCCGTCGAGCTATCACATATTTACAG TCAGCTGCACGCTTATTTGGATCATCAATCTCTTCAAAGGATTTGGTTAACGTGTCTGGG ATTATCCCTCGGGAGGTTGTTGATGCACTTTTTACTGCTTGTAAAAGTGGTAACTTCGATACTGCAAACAAGGAAGTCAACAATGTACTTGCAGAAGGATATCCAGTGGCTCAAATGCTTTCACAG ATATTTGAAGTGGTGATTGAAGACAATGATTTGCAAGATGAGCAGAAGGCCAGGATATGCAAGAAGTTGGCCGAAGCTGACAAG TGTCTCGTTGATGGTGCGGATGAATATTTGCAACTGCTCGATGTGGTAAGTCAAACAATGCAAGCTTTAAGAAGTATGCAACTGTAG